In Numidum massiliense, a single genomic region encodes these proteins:
- a CDS encoding metal ABC transporter permease, translating into MDFLRDVMQYEFLQKALFTSVMVGIICGVIGCFIILRGMALMGDAISHAVLPGVAVSYLLDINYFIGAVVTGVLTSLGIGYVSQNSRIKNDASIGIVFTAMFALGIILISTAQSTTNLNNILFGNVLAVRSGDMWMTFAIGVVIIAAVYLFYKELLISSFDPTMSAAYGLPNQLIHYFLMTLLTLVTVASLQTVGIVLVVAMLITPAATAYLLTDRLWVMIYLSALFGVISSIIGLYFSHKFNLASGAVIVLVATILFGVAFVFSPKQGILWRSLKSRQRKTATHS; encoded by the coding sequence ATGGACTTTTTACGCGACGTCATGCAGTACGAGTTTTTGCAAAAGGCGTTATTCACGTCAGTGATGGTAGGCATCATATGTGGCGTCATCGGCTGTTTCATCATCTTGCGCGGCATGGCCCTAATGGGCGACGCGATTTCGCACGCCGTATTACCCGGCGTTGCGGTCTCCTATTTGCTCGACATTAACTATTTCATCGGCGCCGTCGTAACAGGAGTCCTGACGTCGCTCGGGATCGGCTATGTCAGCCAAAACAGCCGCATTAAAAACGACGCGTCGATCGGTATCGTGTTTACGGCGATGTTTGCCTTAGGAATTATTCTCATCTCGACGGCACAAAGCACGACGAACTTGAACAACATTTTGTTCGGTAACGTGTTAGCTGTACGTTCGGGCGACATGTGGATGACATTCGCCATCGGCGTCGTCATCATCGCCGCGGTTTACCTTTTTTACAAAGAGTTGCTTATTAGCTCTTTTGACCCGACGATGTCTGCCGCGTACGGCTTGCCGAACCAGCTGATCCACTATTTCTTGATGACCTTGCTGACGCTCGTCACTGTCGCCTCGTTGCAGACGGTCGGAATCGTTCTCGTTGTGGCGATGCTCATTACACCTGCTGCGACAGCTTACTTATTGACAGATCGCCTGTGGGTGATGATTTACTTGTCTGCATTGTTCGGCGTCATCTCGTCGATCATCGGCCTCTATTTCAGTCACAAATTTAACTTAGCTTCGGGTGCAGTCATCGTCCTCGTCGCGACGATCTTGTTCGGAGTGGCGTTCGTCTTCTCGCCGAAGCAAGGTATTTTATGGCGTTCACTCAAGTCGCGCCAACGAAAGACAGCCACCCATTCGTGA
- a CDS encoding metal ABC transporter ATP-binding protein: MTPAMSVHNLYVSYYGNEVIHDVSFSVQPHNLVGIIGPNGAGKSTMLKAVLGLVPKDRGEIEIFGQAVRDVRNKVAYVPQRSDIDWDFPITVLETVLLGTYPSLGVFRRPRKKEKKWARQCLETVGMQDFANRQIGELSGGQQQRVFIARALAQNADLFFLDEPFVGIDVTSEEMIVSILKELRDAGKTVLVVHHDLSKVNNYFNELIVINKELVGCGPVEQVFQPEVMLKAFQKQFSLFEEIGVGV, translated from the coding sequence GTGACACCCGCGATGTCTGTACACAATTTATACGTTTCCTATTACGGAAATGAAGTGATCCATGACGTTAGTTTCTCCGTTCAGCCGCACAACTTAGTCGGGATTATCGGACCGAACGGAGCTGGTAAGTCGACAATGCTCAAAGCCGTGCTAGGTCTCGTACCGAAAGATCGCGGTGAGATAGAAATTTTTGGCCAAGCGGTAAGAGACGTACGCAATAAAGTGGCATACGTCCCGCAGCGGAGTGACATTGACTGGGATTTTCCGATTACGGTGCTCGAAACCGTCCTACTCGGCACGTACCCGAGTTTAGGCGTCTTTCGACGGCCACGCAAAAAAGAAAAAAAGTGGGCACGCCAATGTTTAGAAACTGTCGGCATGCAAGATTTTGCCAACCGACAAATCGGCGAACTGTCCGGCGGGCAACAGCAGCGCGTGTTCATCGCCCGCGCGTTAGCCCAAAACGCAGACCTCTTTTTCCTCGATGAACCGTTCGTAGGGATTGACGTGACGAGCGAGGAAATGATTGTGTCGATTTTAAAAGAGTTGCGCGACGCGGGCAAAACGGTGCTCGTCGTGCACCACGACTTAAGTAAAGTGAATAACTACTTTAACGAACTCATCGTCATTAACAAGGAACTCGTCGGTTGCGGGCCCGTTGAACAAGTGTTTCAACCGGAAGTCATGCTAAAAGCTTTCCAGAAACAGTTTTCCTTGTTTGAAGAAATCGGGGTGGGTGTGTAA
- a CDS encoding ADP-ribosylglycohydrolase family protein, with the protein MRINLIDRYRGGFIGLAVGDSVGAAVEFQVPGTFAAVTDMIGGGVHDIEPGEWTDDTSMALCLAESLLESDGFDANDQMQRYLKWFREGYFSCRENSFGVGKMAEEALVQFEETGDPYSGLNNPEKAGNGSLMRLLPIALYYAGDVEQAIEYATKSSLTTHGATESIDACRLFAHVLVQTVRGVEKEKLFGETLWPHRHQLTEKVAEIAAGSYKTKEPPEIRASSYVVESLEAALWAFHRSTSFEEGLLMTVNLGDDADTTGAIYGQLAGVYYGMAGIPRRWREQLKKRSLIMRTADHIYMKSDRPLDQ; encoded by the coding sequence GTGAGAATCAACCTGATAGACCGCTATCGAGGCGGGTTTATTGGTTTGGCTGTAGGGGATTCCGTCGGCGCGGCCGTCGAGTTTCAAGTGCCGGGGACATTTGCTGCCGTGACCGACATGATCGGCGGCGGGGTACACGATATTGAACCGGGAGAATGGACAGACGACACGTCCATGGCACTCTGTTTAGCAGAAAGTTTGCTAGAAAGTGACGGTTTTGACGCGAACGATCAAATGCAACGCTATCTTAAATGGTTCCGCGAAGGATATTTTAGTTGTCGAGAGAATAGTTTTGGCGTCGGGAAAATGGCTGAAGAAGCATTGGTTCAGTTTGAAGAAACAGGGGATCCGTACAGTGGCCTGAATAATCCAGAGAAAGCCGGTAACGGCTCGCTTATGCGCCTGTTGCCGATCGCCCTGTACTATGCGGGCGATGTGGAACAAGCAATCGAGTATGCGACAAAAAGTTCACTCACGACTCACGGCGCCACCGAATCCATCGATGCGTGTCGCTTGTTTGCACACGTGCTCGTTCAGACGGTTCGCGGGGTAGAAAAAGAAAAGTTGTTTGGAGAGACGTTATGGCCGCACCGGCATCAGTTAACGGAAAAAGTTGCCGAGATTGCCGCCGGGTCGTACAAAACGAAAGAGCCGCCAGAAATAAGAGCATCCAGTTATGTCGTCGAGTCACTCGAAGCGGCACTGTGGGCGTTTCACCGCAGTACGAGTTTCGAAGAAGGGTTACTAATGACTGTCAATTTGGGCGACGACGCCGATACGACGGGGGCGATCTACGGGCAGTTGGCTGGTGTGTACTACGGGATGGCCGGTATTCCACGCCGCTGGCGCGAACAGCTAAAAAAACGGTCGCTCATTATGCGCACGGCGGATCACATTTATATGAAAAGTGACCGGCCGCTCGACCAGTAG
- a CDS encoding LysR family transcriptional regulator gives MRTEWFAAFIAAAKWKSFSKASEQCHLTQPALAKQIKRLEEALGTELFVRSSKGVALTKTGELAFQRLQPVLAEIKAIQRDINACTKKAKVTLGTLASLATYYLPPKMTAIPEDELDVELVIGESSLGVFTMLQEGGVDAAVIDVGAMRHDYWVADLFTEPYRVIVPQGHRLSKYQSIAVTDLRDESWVLYPHECESRRFLEHLYAAHGLSLTVARSAVIGNAMLPYVRCDFPKATLTCK, from the coding sequence ATGCGGACGGAGTGGTTCGCCGCTTTTATCGCGGCGGCGAAGTGGAAAAGTTTTTCTAAGGCGAGTGAACAGTGCCACTTGACCCAACCAGCGCTTGCAAAGCAAATAAAAAGGTTGGAAGAAGCCCTCGGCACGGAACTGTTTGTACGCTCGAGCAAAGGGGTTGCTTTGACGAAGACAGGGGAATTGGCGTTCCAACGTTTGCAGCCCGTTTTGGCAGAAATAAAGGCGATCCAACGCGATATAAACGCCTGCACAAAAAAAGCAAAGGTCACACTCGGTACGTTAGCGTCTCTCGCCACGTATTATTTACCACCAAAAATGACGGCGATACCGGAAGATGAGCTAGATGTCGAACTAGTGATCGGGGAAAGTTCGTTAGGAGTGTTTACGATGCTTCAGGAGGGAGGGGTGGATGCAGCCGTTATTGACGTGGGCGCAATGAGGCACGATTATTGGGTCGCTGATTTGTTCACTGAACCGTATCGCGTGATCGTACCACAAGGGCACCGCTTGAGTAAGTATCAGTCGATTGCAGTCACCGATCTTCGAGACGAATCTTGGGTGCTTTATCCGCACGAGTGTGAGTCGCGTCGGTTTCTCGAGCACCTTTATGCGGCACACGGGTTATCGCTGACGGTTGCGCGTTCCGCGGTGATTGGAAATGCGATGTTGCCGTATGTGCGTTGTGACTTCCCTAAAGCCACATTAACATGTAAATAA
- the fumC gene encoding class II fumarate hydratase, producing the protein MDYRIECDTIGEIKVPADKLWGAQTQRSSQNFRIGTEKMPKEVIRAFAMLKKGAALANKQLNNLEAEKADAIVQAADEILAGKLDEHFPLVVWQTGSGTQSNMNVNEVIAHRANEILAEKGSSLRVHPNDDVNRSQSSNDTFPTALHVAAVIAVEDTLLPAIAKLKETLRHKSEKFQHIIKTGRTHLQDATPLTLGQEISGWYRMLEKDAQMVAESAAHLKELAIGGTAVGTGLNAHPDFGDQVAAEISEMAGKQFTSAKNKFHSLTSYDEVVYAHGALKALAADMMKIANDVRWLASGPRCGIGELTIPANEPGSSIMPGKVNPTQSEAVTMVAVQVMGNDATIGFAASQGNFELNVFKPVIIYNFLQSARLLADAIVSFHDNCAVGIEPNEEVIADHLNNSLMLVTALNPHIGYENAAKIAKLAFNENLTLKEAAIKSGLLTEEQFEQFVRPEQMISPKKN; encoded by the coding sequence GTGGATTACAGAATCGAGTGCGACACCATCGGTGAAATAAAAGTACCTGCGGACAAACTGTGGGGTGCCCAGACGCAGCGGAGCTCACAAAACTTCCGCATCGGCACAGAAAAAATGCCGAAAGAAGTCATTCGCGCTTTTGCGATGTTAAAAAAAGGGGCGGCGCTGGCGAACAAACAGTTAAATAACTTAGAAGCGGAAAAAGCCGACGCGATCGTTCAGGCGGCTGACGAAATTTTAGCCGGTAAGTTAGACGAACACTTCCCGCTCGTCGTCTGGCAAACGGGAAGCGGCACACAATCGAACATGAACGTTAACGAAGTGATTGCCCATCGCGCGAACGAGATTCTTGCAGAGAAAGGTAGCTCCTTGCGCGTGCACCCGAACGACGATGTCAACCGTTCGCAAAGCTCGAACGATACGTTTCCGACCGCGTTGCACGTCGCCGCCGTCATTGCCGTGGAAGATACGCTACTGCCGGCGATCGCCAAATTAAAAGAAACGTTGCGACATAAGTCGGAGAAATTCCAACACATTATTAAAACGGGAAGAACGCATTTGCAAGATGCGACGCCGCTCACACTTGGACAAGAGATTAGTGGCTGGTACCGCATGCTGGAAAAAGACGCGCAAATGGTTGCGGAAAGTGCAGCCCACTTGAAAGAGCTCGCGATCGGCGGGACGGCAGTCGGCACCGGTTTGAATGCCCATCCAGACTTCGGCGACCAGGTCGCAGCAGAAATTAGCGAGATGGCTGGGAAACAATTTACATCGGCAAAAAATAAATTCCATTCGCTGACGAGTTACGACGAAGTCGTCTATGCCCACGGGGCACTGAAAGCCCTTGCTGCCGACATGATGAAAATCGCTAACGACGTCCGTTGGTTGGCGAGCGGTCCGCGTTGCGGCATTGGTGAATTGACGATTCCGGCAAACGAACCGGGTAGCTCGATTATGCCGGGCAAAGTGAACCCGACGCAAAGCGAAGCCGTCACGATGGTCGCGGTGCAAGTGATGGGGAACGACGCGACGATCGGCTTTGCTGCCAGCCAAGGTAACTTTGAATTGAACGTGTTTAAACCGGTGATCATTTACAACTTCTTACAGTCTGCGCGGTTGCTCGCCGATGCGATCGTTTCCTTCCACGACAACTGTGCCGTCGGCATCGAACCGAACGAGGAAGTGATCGCCGATCATTTGAACAACTCACTCATGCTCGTCACGGCGCTTAACCCGCACATCGGTTATGAGAATGCGGCCAAAATCGCTAAACTGGCCTTTAATGAGAATTTGACTTTGAAAGAAGCAGCGATCAAGTCGGGACTGCTGACAGAGGAGCAGTTCGAGCAATTCGTCCGACCGGAACAGATGATTTCACCGAAAAAAAACTGA
- a CDS encoding acetamidase/formamidase family protein, producing MQTLHCAQKVIYEFNRNDEPILQVSSGETIQIETYDCFENQIQSPDTELSGIDWDRINPATGPIYVKGALPGDILKVTIEKLAIGEQGVLCTGPNLGVLGDQLTEMDFKIVPIRDQKAIFDDLELPLNPMIGVIGVAPEGDGISCGTPGSHGGNMDNTMVREGATLYFPVFAEGALFALGDFHAAMGDGEVGVSGIEIPGKATVTLEVLKGRAIAHPLLEDAHSWTTIVSAPTLDEAAKESVRTMALLLQEKTGRSLSDLAMLLSAVGSVEICQIVDPLMTARCVLSKEILTQMDVASLVE from the coding sequence ATGCAGACGTTACATTGTGCGCAAAAGGTAATTTACGAATTTAATCGGAACGATGAACCTATTTTACAAGTGAGTTCAGGAGAAACGATACAAATAGAAACGTACGACTGCTTCGAAAACCAAATCCAATCTCCTGACACCGAATTAAGCGGGATTGACTGGGATCGAATAAACCCGGCTACTGGTCCCATTTATGTAAAGGGTGCATTGCCAGGGGATATCTTGAAAGTGACGATTGAGAAGTTGGCGATTGGCGAGCAAGGGGTGTTATGCACCGGGCCGAATCTTGGCGTCCTCGGCGATCAACTGACTGAAATGGATTTTAAAATTGTCCCCATTCGCGATCAAAAAGCCATTTTTGACGATCTCGAATTGCCGTTAAATCCGATGATCGGCGTGATCGGGGTCGCCCCGGAAGGTGACGGTATTTCGTGCGGTACCCCTGGATCCCATGGTGGAAATATGGATAACACAATGGTTCGGGAAGGGGCTACGTTATATTTTCCGGTATTTGCTGAGGGAGCCCTGTTTGCGCTAGGCGATTTTCACGCGGCAATGGGTGACGGCGAAGTCGGCGTATCGGGCATCGAAATACCGGGTAAAGCGACTGTTACATTAGAAGTGCTTAAAGGACGCGCCATCGCACACCCGTTGTTGGAGGATGCGCATTCCTGGACAACGATTGTCTCTGCGCCCACATTAGATGAGGCCGCCAAAGAGTCCGTGCGGACGATGGCGTTGCTGCTTCAGGAAAAAACGGGCAGATCGCTTAGTGACCTCGCGATGCTTTTGAGTGCCGTAGGAAGTGTGGAGATTTGTCAGATCGTCGATCCTTTAATGACAGCTCGCTGCGTGCTTTCCAAAGAAATCCTTACACAAATGGACGTCGCCAGCCTCGTTGAATAG
- a CDS encoding LuxR C-terminal-related transcriptional regulator translates to MFAKLARATDYKVVVVQGGAGSGKSTLLASFIHEGKHSGGVPDGYSPGSGVQDSDVQDGYSPGSGDPQDGCVPDGYSPGGGCPQDGGVPDVYSPGSGDPQDGCVPDGLAHNGFTQDGGGRNNWKWITLDKENNDPFSFWHYMLTVLYDELGAQGEHILSSFDAMVQQQELEKIVAILVNALEPTGHLTIVLDDFHHIDDPLLLYTLQFFLKYSSPNIHLVLVTREEPNVYLGDLTIAGQVMEIGEEELKLSPAEADAFLQHTLQIDVVGETAEKMKQLSEGWVGGLQLIALAMANKNRTPMREISGLNKHVGEYLSNEILSSVDRDERHFLIRTSILSYFDATVCNSLLQRTDAQRLLDRLTQKNLFLVTVDEKNSIYRYHYLFCEFLQLKFTELDTLEQQVLRERAARAYEKAGDLEESVRHFFACDNYTEALRLIGNMRHPVTAWTYLKQVPPAEILDNKEMMFQRLFYHYCHLELEQVQTLLHALNDKIDSDPAWRLFGFFRLLIDDRQTYGDYGRVSDLSFFRDVEQMAFNDVTKALVYLTSATVLNFLNQYDETLALIDRAAQIERRLHNPYIRFFVLNLTAQVKETLGALTECTALYDAIFRLVEKYPFLVPLHGNSALGVVGVHLLRMELDEADRYLRQVATLLDSNYPSMAHAYLHNKVEYYLLRGEARAAKDSLNELATHPVYRERPYNASLLTFQFYVDDVDPNLVATFQHTFAGNRQHATFAEKLTYSHVLFSQGERQQALMTVDEVLQKCRKGGIRLPLIEALLLKIAILETEGTAASAALANRRTEKEARRHILNLLQEAIHYSFADRILAPFVLTGGATLTPYLTQLKTERAPDLSTGEKRYIDEILTLFGQKSTPNLLSQREMEVMQVLATGASNREIGEQLYISLATVKSHVINIYSKLHVSNRVEAVEKARQMGIIS, encoded by the coding sequence TTGTTTGCAAAGTTAGCGCGGGCGACAGACTACAAAGTCGTTGTCGTCCAAGGAGGTGCTGGCAGCGGAAAGTCGACACTGCTCGCCTCCTTTATTCACGAAGGCAAACACAGCGGCGGTGTGCCGGACGGTTATTCGCCAGGCAGTGGTGTGCAAGACAGCGATGTGCAGGACGGTTATTCGCCAGGCAGTGGTGATCCACAGGACGGTTGTGTGCCGGATGGTTATTCGCCGGGCGGTGGTTGTCCACAAGACGGTGGTGTGCCGGATGTTTATTCGCCGGGCAGTGGTGATCCACAGGACGGTTGTGTGCCGGATGGTTTAGCACACAACGGTTTCACGCAGGACGGTGGCGGACGCAACAACTGGAAATGGATCACGTTAGATAAAGAAAATAACGACCCATTTTCCTTTTGGCACTATATGCTCACCGTCCTCTATGACGAGCTTGGTGCGCAAGGTGAGCATATTTTGTCTTCCTTCGACGCCATGGTGCAGCAGCAAGAACTGGAAAAAATAGTCGCCATTCTCGTCAACGCTCTTGAGCCCACCGGCCACTTGACAATTGTCCTTGACGATTTTCACCACATTGACGATCCGCTTTTACTGTACACGCTGCAATTTTTCCTAAAGTATTCCTCTCCTAACATCCATCTCGTGCTCGTCACGCGAGAAGAGCCGAACGTGTATTTAGGCGACTTGACGATTGCTGGCCAGGTGATGGAGATTGGCGAGGAAGAACTTAAACTGTCACCTGCGGAAGCAGACGCTTTTTTACAACACACGCTGCAAATTGACGTCGTTGGGGAAACGGCCGAGAAGATGAAACAGCTGTCGGAAGGATGGGTCGGCGGTTTGCAACTCATCGCTTTAGCGATGGCGAATAAAAACCGGACGCCAATGCGCGAAATTAGCGGGTTAAATAAACACGTCGGCGAGTATTTGTCTAATGAGATTTTATCTTCCGTCGATCGAGACGAACGGCACTTTCTGATTCGCACGTCGATCTTAAGCTACTTTGATGCGACTGTGTGCAACAGCTTACTCCAGCGTACCGATGCCCAGCGCCTTCTCGATCGGCTGACGCAAAAAAACTTATTTCTCGTCACCGTCGACGAAAAGAATAGTATTTATCGCTACCACTATTTGTTCTGCGAATTTTTGCAACTGAAGTTTACCGAACTAGATACACTGGAACAGCAAGTACTGCGTGAACGGGCGGCAAGAGCTTATGAAAAGGCGGGCGACTTGGAGGAGAGCGTGCGCCATTTTTTCGCCTGCGACAATTATACGGAAGCGTTGCGACTCATCGGCAACATGCGCCACCCGGTCACCGCTTGGACGTATTTAAAACAAGTGCCTCCCGCAGAAATACTTGATAACAAAGAAATGATGTTCCAGCGACTATTTTATCATTATTGTCACCTCGAACTAGAGCAGGTACAGACACTGCTTCACGCTTTGAACGATAAAATCGACAGCGACCCCGCGTGGCGACTGTTTGGCTTTTTCCGCTTGTTAATCGACGACCGCCAGACGTACGGCGATTACGGCCGCGTCAGTGACTTATCGTTTTTCCGCGACGTGGAGCAAATGGCGTTCAATGACGTGACGAAGGCACTCGTCTATTTGACGTCAGCTACTGTCTTAAATTTTCTCAATCAATACGACGAGACGCTCGCGTTAATCGATCGCGCGGCACAAATCGAACGGAGGCTGCACAACCCGTATATCCGTTTTTTTGTGCTCAACCTGACAGCCCAAGTGAAGGAAACGCTAGGCGCACTTACGGAATGTACCGCTTTGTACGACGCGATCTTTCGCCTCGTCGAGAAATATCCGTTCCTCGTCCCCTTACACGGGAACAGCGCCCTTGGAGTTGTCGGTGTTCACTTATTGCGTATGGAGCTCGACGAGGCAGACCGCTATTTACGACAGGTAGCTACATTGTTGGACAGCAATTACCCCTCGATGGCACACGCCTATTTGCACAATAAGGTGGAATATTACTTGCTGCGCGGCGAAGCACGTGCTGCTAAAGACTCACTAAACGAGTTGGCGACACATCCTGTCTATCGCGAGCGCCCGTATAATGCCTCGCTGCTGACCTTCCAGTTTTATGTGGATGACGTTGACCCGAATCTCGTCGCGACGTTTCAACACACATTCGCTGGAAACAGACAGCACGCGACATTCGCGGAAAAACTTACCTACAGCCATGTACTGTTTAGCCAAGGCGAGCGGCAACAGGCTCTAATGACGGTCGACGAGGTGCTACAAAAGTGTCGTAAAGGAGGTATTCGCTTACCGCTCATCGAAGCACTCCTTTTGAAAATCGCGATCTTGGAAACGGAGGGAACTGCGGCATCGGCGGCATTGGCGAATCGACGCACGGAAAAAGAGGCCAGACGACACATTTTAAATCTACTGCAGGAAGCGATCCACTACAGCTTTGCCGACCGCATTCTCGCCCCGTTCGTCTTAACCGGTGGAGCGACACTAACACCATACTTAACACAATTAAAAACAGAACGTGCCCCTGACTTGAGTACAGGCGAAAAACGATACATTGACGAGATCCTCACGCTATTCGGGCAAAAATCTACCCCAAACTTGTTGAGCCAACGGGAGATGGAAGTCATGCAAGTATTGGCCACAGGCGCTTCGAACAGAGAAATCGGCGAACAATTGTACATCTCACTCGCAACGGTGAAAAGCCACGTCATCAACATTTATTCGAAGCTGCACGTCTCGAACCGGGTTGAAGCGGTGGAAAAGGCGCGGCAGATGGGGATCATCAGTTAA
- a CDS encoding ABC transporter permease: MKATLTMLTIVKNNVWRALANRSYMLTTAIMTLLPIILAIYFTSHFEVKGNIALVDGGALPTWYKEVSERGREQSGDGRLGHGQKAQRTSDETLEKSRIPQVGPSKEKLLQQLRSARFNVDVMQEAPPLSTLVRNKYDAVILLGNRDVSNRGVSNRDVSDRDVSDRDVSDRDVSNRGASDRDVSARGEIEVFTVKSVAFKTKLLQALTLPATKATLPASQDTKSRVKSKSDPLTTAGNASPEEATRGIGANIVGYLVMFILLGGLLFMDFFTADKQKGTFKRIATSPAGIGRYLAAQYAFTFAFVFVPSLALLVATKEVFRLDIGFTYGEYAFLLALLALLSSAFALVVTAAMEKADNIFSFGSSVIILTSLLSGSFFALAKDSAIAYVSHVLPQKHVMTLAQGFERQAPLADYVGEISYVLLFVAVSFAVGVVICARKFRTGNY, translated from the coding sequence ATGAAAGCGACGCTAACAATGCTGACAATTGTGAAGAATAATGTGTGGCGTGCCCTTGCTAATCGCAGCTACATGCTCACAACAGCAATCATGACTCTACTCCCGATCATTCTCGCGATTTACTTTACGTCCCATTTCGAAGTCAAGGGCAACATCGCCCTTGTCGACGGTGGAGCTCTTCCTACTTGGTACAAAGAAGTGAGCGAACGCGGGCGAGAGCAGTCGGGAGACGGTCGATTAGGACACGGTCAAAAAGCGCAAAGGACGTCCGACGAAACGTTAGAAAAATCGCGTATACCGCAAGTCGGACCATCGAAAGAAAAGTTACTCCAGCAGTTGCGGTCCGCTCGCTTTAATGTCGACGTCATGCAGGAAGCTCCGCCGCTATCCACTCTCGTGCGGAATAAATATGACGCCGTCATCCTCCTTGGCAATCGTGACGTTAGCAATCGTGGTGTTAGCAATCGTGACGTTAGCGATCGTGACGTTAGCGATCGTGACGTTAGTGATCGTGACGTTAGCAATCGTGGTGCTAGCGATCGTGACGTTAGCGCTCGAGGCGAGATCGAAGTTTTCACAGTCAAAAGCGTCGCCTTCAAGACGAAGCTGCTGCAGGCACTAACGCTTCCTGCGACAAAAGCCACACTTCCTGCATCACAAGACACTAAATCACGAGTAAAATCAAAATCTGATCCGTTGACGACTGCTGGTAACGCAAGTCCGGAAGAGGCGACACGCGGCATCGGCGCGAACATTGTCGGGTATCTCGTCATGTTCATTTTGTTGGGTGGTCTACTGTTCATGGATTTTTTCACTGCAGACAAACAAAAGGGGACGTTTAAGCGCATAGCCACCTCTCCCGCTGGCATCGGGCGCTATCTTGCGGCACAATACGCGTTTACTTTTGCGTTCGTCTTTGTGCCGTCTCTCGCTTTACTGGTCGCTACTAAAGAAGTGTTCCGCCTCGACATCGGCTTTACGTACGGCGAGTACGCGTTTTTATTGGCACTACTCGCGCTTTTGTCTTCCGCTTTTGCGCTAGTCGTCACGGCGGCGATGGAAAAAGCGGATAACATTTTCTCCTTCGGTTCGTCTGTCATTATTTTGACGTCGCTCTTGTCCGGAAGCTTTTTCGCGCTAGCGAAGGACAGCGCGATCGCATATGTGAGCCATGTCCTGCCGCAAAAACACGTGATGACGTTAGCACAAGGTTTCGAACGGCAGGCTCCCCTCGCCGACTATGTGGGGGAGATCAGTTACGTCCTCCTTTTTGTCGCTGTGTCCTTTGCGGTAGGTGTAGTCATCTGTGCCCGTAAATTCCGCACAGGCAATTATTAA
- a CDS encoding ABC transporter permease: MSDERLSALYRFWTIVRRDIAGIVCNPVLLMTNTVAPLLLVVVLGYLTKDYYGAAEITAYDYYGITILIFTVLNVSITAANSFMEQSLKTSNLRVMYAPIPPSYIYLSKITATFLFTFCCNLGLLLLLDRALGVHLGGEHAIYLVAVILVFNLFSSSLGVFFCCLFKSEELANKILSTCNNVLALAGGLFFSLDSFGKTAETVSYFSPVKWVAEGLFRIVYDGDFSLFAPTIAVLFSGFVLLLIGCKRTFKVEDYV, encoded by the coding sequence ATGAGTGATGAACGTTTAAGCGCCTTATACCGTTTTTGGACAATTGTGCGGCGAGACATCGCAGGCATCGTCTGTAATCCCGTGCTGCTAATGACGAATACGGTCGCCCCCCTGCTACTCGTTGTCGTGCTCGGCTACTTGACGAAGGATTATTACGGGGCAGCGGAGATTACCGCCTACGACTATTACGGGATTACGATACTAATTTTCACTGTGCTCAACGTGTCGATCACAGCCGCGAACAGCTTCATGGAACAAAGTTTGAAAACGAGTAATTTGCGCGTTATGTACGCCCCCATCCCCCCGTCATACATTTACCTTTCAAAAATTACAGCGACATTTCTATTTACGTTTTGCTGCAATCTCGGGCTGCTACTCTTGCTCGACCGTGCACTCGGCGTTCATTTAGGCGGGGAACATGCCATCTATTTGGTCGCGGTCATACTTGTGTTCAATCTTTTTTCGTCTAGCCTTGGCGTGTTTTTTTGTTGCCTCTTTAAAAGCGAGGAGCTAGCGAACAAAATTTTAAGTACGTGCAACAACGTACTCGCACTCGCTGGCGGCTTGTTCTTTTCCCTCGACAGCTTTGGAAAAACGGCGGAAACGGTGTCATACTTTTCCCCCGTCAAATGGGTGGCCGAAGGGTTGTTCCGCATCGTTTACGATGGCGATTTTAGCTTGTTCGCACCGACGATCGCGGTGCTCTTCAGCGGATTTGTCCTGCTGCTCATTGGCTGTAAACGGACGTTTAAGGTGGAGGATTACGTATGA